A genomic window from Zalophus californianus isolate mZalCal1 chromosome 13, mZalCal1.pri.v2, whole genome shotgun sequence includes:
- the LOC113935050 gene encoding olfactory receptor 13J1 has product MCPLEHSNMELVNRTEISEFFLKGFSGYPALEHLLFPLCSTMYLVTLLGNTAIVAVSVLDVRLHTPMYFFLGNLSILDICYTSTFVPLMLVHLLSAQKTISFTGCAIQMCLSLSTGSTECLLLAIMAYDRYLAICRPLRYPVLMSPRLCLSLAGTAWVLCLFKSVTETVIAMRLPFCGHHVVSHFTCEILAVLKLACSDTSVSEVFLLVGAILLLPIPLTFVCLSYTLILATILRVPSAAGRRKAFSTCSAHLAVVMLFYGTVIFMYMKPKSKEARISDEVFTVLYAVVTPMLNPVIYSLRNKEVKEAARKVWGKGGEAEKTASKWQSGT; this is encoded by the exons ATGTGCCCCCTTGAGCACAGCAATATGGAGCTGGTCAATAGGACAGAGATCTCTGAGTTCTTTCTGAAAGGATTTTCTGGTTACCCAGCCCTCGagcacctgctcttccctctgtgctcAACCATGTACCTGGTGACCCTGCTGGGGAACACAGCCATCGTGGCAGTGAGTGTCCTGGATGTCCGCCTGCATAcgcccatgtacttcttcctgggCAACCTCTCCATCCTGGACATCTGCTACACGTCTACCTTTGTGCCTCTGATGCTGGTCCACCTCCTGTCAGCCCAGAAGACTATCTCCTTTACTGGCTGCGCAATCCAGATGTGTCTGAGCCTCTCCACAGGCTCCACAGAGTGTCTGCTTCTTGCCATCATGGCCTATGATCGCTACCTGGCCATTTGCCGGCCACTCAGGTACCCCGTGCTCATGAGCCCCCGGCTCTGCTTGTCGCTGGCGGGAACCGCCTGGGTCCTCTGTCTCTTCAAGTCAGTGACTGAGACAGTCATTGCCATGAGGCTGCCCTTCTGCGGCCACCATGTGGTTAGTCACTTCACCTGTGAGATCCTGGCAGTGCTGAAGCTGGCATGCAGTGACACCTCTGTCAGTGAAGTCTTCCTGCTGGTTGGGGCCATCCTGCTGCTGCCTATACCCCTGACATTTGTCTGCCTGTCCTACACACTTATCCTGGCCACCATCCTGAGAGTGCCCTCAGCTGCCGGACGCCGCAAAGCCTTCTCCACATGCTCGGCGCACCTGGCCGTGGTGATGCTTTTCTATGGCACCGTCATATTCATGTACATGAAACCCAAGAGCAAGGAGGCCCGCATCTCTGATGAGGTCTTCACGGTCCTCTATGCTGTGGTCACGCCCATGCTGAACCCTGTCATCTACAGCTTGAGGAACAAGGAGGTGAAGGAGGCTGCCAGGAAAGTGTGGG gtAAGGGAGGTGAGGCTGAGAAAACTGCTAGCAAGTGGCAGTCTGGGACTTGA
- the LOC113934769 gene encoding olfactory receptor 13C7-like, with the protein MANRTAVTEYVLLGLREHHNLETVLFVLCLAIYSVNVLGNSLLIGLSMLDPRLHSPMYFFLSNLSLMDICGTSSFVPLMLVNFLEARKTISFPGCALQMYLTLALGSTECLLLAMMAYDRYVAICQPLRYPEIMSGQTCVRMAVLSWGTGFANSLLQSLLTWNLPFCGHSIINHFFCEILAVLKLACGDISLNALMLMVATVVLTLAPLLLICLSYIFILATILRVPSAAGRHKAFSTCSAHITVVVVFYGTISFMYFKPKAKDPDLDKIIALFYGVVTPSLNPIIYSLRNAEVKAAAIALLGGDLLSRKMSHPRCCPSTL; encoded by the coding sequence ATGGCAAACCGGACGGCTGTGACCGAATACGTCTTGCTAGGACTCCGTGAGCACCATAACCTCGAGACGGTCTTGTTTGTGCTCTGCCTTGCCATCTACTCCGTGAATGTGCTGGGGAACTCCCTCCTCATAGGGCTGAGCATGCTGGACCCCCGCCTGCACAGCCCCATGTACTTCTTTCTCAGCAACTTGTCCCTCATGGACATCTGTGGCACATCCTCCTTCGTGCCTCTCATGCTGGTCAACTTCCTGGAAGCCCGGAAGACCATCTCCTTCCCTGGCTGTGCCCTGCAGATGTACCTGACCCTGGCGCTGGGTTCCACGGAGTGCCTGCTCCTGGCCATGATGGCATATGACCGTTATGTGGCTATCTGCCAGCCACTTAGGTACCCAGAGATCATGAGCGGGCAGACGTGTGTGCGGATGGCAGTGCTGAGCTGGGGGACAGGCTTTGCCAACTCACTGCTGCAGTCCCTTCTCACCTGGAACCTCCCCTTCTGTGGCCACAGTATCATCAACCACTTCTTCTGTGAGATCTTGGCAGTGCTGAAACTGGCCTGTGGGGACATCTCTCTCAACGCACTGATGTTAATGGTGGCCACAGTGGTCCTGACACTGGCCCCGCTCCTGCTCATCTGCCTGTCCTACATTTTCATCCTTGCTACCATCCTTAGGGTGCCCTCTGCTGCAGGTCGGCACAAAGCCTTCTCCACCTGCTCTGCCCACATCACAGTGGTGGTGGTTTTCTATGGAACCATATCCTTCATGTATTTCAAGCCCAAGGCCAAGGACCCTGACCTGGATAAGATTATTGCATTGTTCTACGGGGTCGTGACACCCTCACTGAACCCCATCATCTACAGCCTGAGGAACGCAGAGGTGAAAGCTGCTGCCATAGCCCTGCTGGGGGGAGACCTGCTCTCCAGAAAAATGTCCCACCCTCGCTGTTGCCCTTCAACTCTATAA
- the TMEM8B gene encoding transmembrane protein 8B isoform X2 — MNMPQSLGNQPLPPEPPSLGASAEGPGATTPPEHCWPVRPTLRNELDTFSVHFYIFFGPSVALPPERPAVFALRLLPVLDSGGVLSLELQLNVSSLLQENVTVFGCLTHEVPLSLGDAAVTCSKESLAGFLLSVSATSRVARLRIPFPQTGTWFLTLRSLCGVGPRYVRCRNATAEVRLRTFLSPCVDDCGPYGQCKLLRTHNYLYAACECKAGWRGWGCTDSADALTYGFQLLSTLLLCLSNLMFLPPVVLAIRSRYVLEAAVYTFTMFFSTFYHACDQPGIVVFCIMDYDVLQFCDFLGSLMSVWVTVIAMARLQPVVKQVLYLLGAMLLSMALQLDRHGLWNLLGPSLFALGILATAWTVRSVRRRHCYPPTWRRWLFYLCPGSLIAGSAVLLYAFVETRDNYFYIHSIWHMLIAGSVGFLLPPRAKTDHRVPSGARARGCGYQLCINEQEELGLVGPGGATVSSICSS; from the exons ATGAACATGCCCCAGTCACTGGGCAACCAGCCACTGCCCCCAGAGCCGCCATCCCTGGGGGCCTCTGCGGAGGGGCCTGGGGCCACGACCCCACCAGAGCACTGCTGGCCAGTGCGCCCGACACTGCGCAATGAGCTGGACACCTTCTCTGTCCACTTCTACATCTTCTTTGGCCCCAGCGTGGCCCTGCCCCCTGAGCGCCCCGCAGTGTTTGCCCTGAGGCTGCTGCCAGTGCTGGACAGCGGAGGTGTCCTCAGCCTGGAGCTCCAGCTCAATGTG agctccctgctccaggaaAATGTGACGGTGTTTGGATGCCTGACTCACGAGGTGCCCTTGAGCCTAGGGGATGCAGCGGTGACCTGTTCTAAAG AGTCCCTGGCTGGCTTCCTCCTCTCCGTCAGTGCCACTTCCAGAGTGGCCAGGCTGCGAATCCCTTTCCCACAGACTGGGACCTGGTTCCTGACCCTGCGCTCCCTGTGCGGGGTGGGGCCTCG GTACGTGCGGTGCCGGAACGCGACGGCCGAGGTGCGGTTGCGCACTTTCCTCTCCCCCTGCGTGGACGACTGTGGGCCCTACGGCCAGTGCAAGCTGCTGCGCACGCACAACTACCTGTACGCGGCCTGCGAGTGCAAGGCCG ggtggaggggctggggctgcaccGACAGTGCAGATGCGCTCACCTATGGATTCCAGCTGCTGTCTACGCTACTGCTCTGCCTGAGCAACCTCATGTTTTTGCCACCCGTGGTCCTGGCCATTCGGAGCCGATATGTGCTGGAAGCTGCTGTCTATACCTTCACCATGTTCTTCTCCACG TTTTACCATGCCTGTGACCAGCCAGGCATTGTGGTTTTCTGCATCATGGACTACGATGTGCTGCAGTTCTGTGATTTCCTGGGCTCCTTAATGTCCGTGTGGGTCACTGTCATTGCCATGGCTCGTTTACAGCCTGTGGTCAAGCAG GTGCTGTATTTGCTGGGGGCTATGCTGCTGTCTATGGCTCTACAGCTTGACCGGCATGGACTCTGGAACCTGCTTGGACCCAGCCTCTTCGCCCTGGGGATCTTGGCCACAGCCTGG ACAGTACGCAGCGTCCGCCGCCGGCACTGCTACCCACCCACGTGGCGCCGCTGGCTTTTCTACCTGTGTCCGGGCAGCCTTATTGCAGGCAGTGCTGTCCTACTCTATGCTTTTGTGGAGACCCGAGACAACTACTTCTACATTCACAGCATTTGGCATATGCTCATCGCTGGCAGTGTGGGCTTCTTACTGCCCCCACGTGCCAAGACTGACCACCGGGTCCCATCTGGAGCCCGGGCCCGGGGCTGCGGTTATCAGCTGTGCATCAATGAGCAGGAGGAGCTGGGCCTTGTGGGCCCAGGAGGGGCCACTGTCAGCAGCATCTGTTCCAGCTGA